From a region of the Candidatus Pelagibacter sp. FZCC0015 genome:
- the sufC gene encoding Fe-S cluster assembly ATPase SufC, whose amino-acid sequence MLSIENLKAKIDEKEILKGLNLNIKPGEVHAIMGPNGSGKSTLSNILSGKKGYEVNGNIKFEGENLLELETEERAHKGIFLAFQYPLEIPGVNTNTFLKTSINAIKKARGEKELDAIEFLKLIKQKSSELKFDQAILNRQLNVGFSGGEKKKNEILQMSILNPKLSILDETDSGLDIDALRIVSEGVNSLRNKDNSFLIITHYQRLLDYIKPDFVHVLKNGQIIKSGNFELAKELEKVGYENFN is encoded by the coding sequence ATGTTATCTATAGAAAATTTAAAGGCAAAAATAGATGAAAAAGAAATTTTAAAAGGTTTAAATTTGAATATTAAACCAGGGGAAGTACATGCAATTATGGGTCCTAATGGGTCAGGAAAAAGTACTTTATCAAACATTTTATCAGGAAAAAAAGGTTATGAAGTAAATGGAAATATAAAATTTGAGGGAGAAAATCTTTTAGAGCTAGAAACTGAAGAAAGAGCACATAAAGGAATATTTTTAGCATTTCAATATCCATTAGAAATACCTGGGGTTAATACAAATACATTTTTAAAAACTTCAATTAATGCAATCAAAAAGGCTAGAGGAGAAAAAGAATTGGATGCAATTGAATTTTTAAAATTAATCAAACAAAAATCTTCAGAATTAAAGTTTGATCAAGCAATTTTGAATAGACAATTAAATGTTGGCTTCTCAGGCGGTGAAAAAAAGAAAAATGAAATACTCCAAATGTCAATTTTAAATCCTAAATTATCAATTTTAGACGAAACAGATTCAGGTCTTGATATTGATGCGTTAAGAATAGTTTCTGAAGGAGTAAATTCATTAAGAAACAAAGATAATTCTTTCTTAATAATTACTCACTACCAAAGATTATTAGATTATATCAAACCAGACTTTGTACACGTTTTAAAAAATGGACAAATTATTAAATCAGGAAACTTTGAATTAGCTAAAGAACTAGAAAAAGTAGGTTACGAGAATTTTAATTAA
- the sufB gene encoding Fe-S cluster assembly protein SufB, which yields MDSRQKEIENLKDYKYGFSTDIENIRAPKGLSEEVIKFISKIKKEPEWMLNFRLKAFERFKQLKEPNWQKPKYPKIDYQDLYYYSAPKSMKDKPKSLDELDPKLLETYKKLGIPLQEQARLNGIAVDAVFDSVSVATTFKEELTKQGIIFCSMSEAIQKHPELVKKYLGTVIPTTDHFFATLNSAVFTDGSFVYIPEGVKCPMELSTYFRINASETGQFERTLIIADKGSYVSYLEGCTAPMRDENQLHAANVELIALDDAEIKYSTVQNWYPGDKDGKGGIYNFVTKRGLCKGKNSKISWTQVETGSAITWKYPSCILKGDNSVGEFYSIAITNNHQKADTGTKMIHLGKNTKSKIISKGISAGQSDMMYRGLVDISSKADNSRNFTQCDSLLMGNKCGAHTIPYIKNKNLKSNIEHEATTSKISDEQLYYCNQRGLNQEEAVSLIVNGFCKEVLQQLPMEFAVEAQKLVGISLEGSVG from the coding sequence ATGGATAGCAGACAAAAAGAAATAGAAAATTTAAAAGACTATAAATACGGTTTTTCTACCGACATTGAAAATATTCGAGCACCAAAAGGTTTGAGTGAAGAAGTAATAAAATTTATTTCTAAAATAAAAAAAGAACCTGAATGGATGTTAAATTTTAGATTAAAAGCTTTTGAACGTTTTAAACAATTAAAAGAACCAAATTGGCAAAAACCAAAATATCCAAAAATTGATTATCAAGACCTTTATTATTATTCAGCACCAAAAAGTATGAAGGATAAGCCAAAAAGTTTAGATGAGCTAGATCCTAAACTTTTAGAAACATATAAAAAATTAGGCATACCTCTACAAGAACAAGCAAGATTAAATGGTATAGCAGTGGATGCTGTATTTGACTCTGTTTCTGTAGCCACAACATTTAAAGAAGAATTAACAAAACAAGGAATTATTTTCTGCTCAATGTCAGAAGCAATTCAAAAACACCCAGAATTAGTAAAAAAATATTTAGGAACTGTTATTCCAACAACTGATCATTTTTTTGCAACTTTAAATTCTGCAGTTTTTACAGATGGGTCATTTGTATATATTCCTGAGGGCGTTAAATGCCCAATGGAACTTTCAACTTATTTTAGAATAAATGCATCTGAAACAGGACAATTTGAAAGAACTTTAATTATTGCAGACAAAGGAAGTTATGTCAGTTATTTAGAAGGTTGCACAGCTCCAATGAGAGATGAAAATCAATTACATGCTGCAAACGTTGAATTAATTGCACTCGATGATGCAGAAATAAAATATTCAACAGTTCAAAACTGGTATCCAGGCGATAAAGACGGTAAGGGAGGAATTTATAATTTTGTAACCAAAAGAGGTTTATGTAAAGGTAAAAATTCTAAAATTTCATGGACACAAGTTGAAACAGGATCAGCAATAACATGGAAGTATCCAAGCTGCATTTTAAAAGGTGATAATTCAGTTGGTGAGTTTTATTCAATAGCAATAACAAATAATCATCAAAAGGCTGACACCGGAACTAAAATGATCCACCTTGGAAAAAACACAAAAAGCAAAATTATTTCTAAAGGAATTTCGGCTGGACAATCTGATATGATGTATAGAGGTCTTGTAGATATCTCATCAAAAGCAGATAATTCAAGGAATTTTACTCAATGTGACTCCTTATTAATGGGAAATAAATGTGGAGCTCACACAATACCTTATATAAAAAATAAAAACCTTAAATCAAACATAGAGCATGAAGCAACTACATCAAAAATAAGTGATGAACAGCTATATTATTGCAATCAAAGAGGATTAAATCAAGAAGAGGCAGTAAGTTTAATTGTTAATGGTTTCTGTAAAGAAGTCTTGCAACAGTTACCAATGGAGTTTGCCGTTGAAGCCCAAAAATTAGTGGGCATTAGTCTAGAGGGGAGTGTCGGTTAA